CagactctttttctttttcacagcCATTTTAAAGGACACATACCTACACATTGTATGAAATATTAACACTTCCAATTTATTATTATGTTCTTTTAAGAGTGGTTTTCAAAGTACTACTGCACACCCCCTGAGCCAATGTGTCCGTTCGTGAACGACTTATCATCATGGACCGTTTGGTGTGGATCATTTGTTGTATTGGGTATAGTAACCATGCAAGACCCTTGGACTGGACAACCACTAGTTCAGGTATGCACCCAGCCGAATATTATACATAAATTATACGAAGACAAAAATAAATATCTTccaaaaaatacaaacacacacaatacaatattgATTACGGTACATTTCATTTCTGACTTACTGGAACAGGTGTTGAGTGACAGGTAAGGAACATCGGTGTCAGACCACTGCAGCTCTGCAAGGATTTTTGCGGTCACCTTGTCCTTCTTGGAGGACGAGGCTAGCGTTTGGCTCCAGCTCCACAGGTAGATGGAACCTTGCATGTGGCTTTTGGAAGCTGGAGGagggaatcaatcaatcaatcaatcaatcaatcaaaaatatttatatagcacattatcatacataaatgttaTTTATTGTCcttaagaatagagaaaagagaagaaaaaacattATTGTGTTTAttagttaattacacactatatcaccaaaggcagatgagaataaagtcATTTTTAATTTCCGTTTAAAACATGACAATGTTGGGGCAGCTCTACTTTTGACAgaaagttggttccagcattttgcagcataatgactaaatgcaatTTCACCCTGTTTAGACCCCCGACCCTAGACACAAACAgtagattctgaagacctaagacatcttgaATGAACAAAAGAGCATTATGTTGTAGCTGACTGTATTCAGCGTTGAATGCAATTGGTGATGCCCTGAGAGAATTTCTCAAGTAAGAGAATGAATGGCATAGAATAAGACGAATGTAGAATATAGCTGATGCTCTGATTAAGTGTATGGTGATAGTGAAATGTGTTTGGATTAAACAATTCATTCACTCATTGACCACTTTACAGACCTACAAACTCGCCCCCCCATGTTCTACatgattcacgtgaatgacctaattggtcaggaaaaaggtgactgtcactaaaaggtgacgagtttgcaggtatgactATATTAGGTAAACCTTACTGGTGCTGGTTTGGACTCCATTTTGCCTTCAGAACGGCCTAATCTTCCTGAAACAATCTtctggtaggctgtggcattccaacaaagttcAATTGGTACGAAGGGGCCAAAATTGTGCCACGCAAATATCCCTTCGACATTACACCACCAGCTTGAATCAACTGTTGATACAAGCCCAGCGGGATCCATGTTTCCatgttgttgatgccaaattctgacTACAAGTGTTCCCAAGTGTTGCAGCAGAATTCAAGACTCATCAgaacaggcaacatttttccaatcatCTATTACCCAATTTTGTTGAGCCTGTGTGAATTATAGCCTCCTTTTCCTGTTCTCAACTGACTGGAGTGGCACCCGCTCTGGTCTTCTGCTACCGTCGTCCATTTGCCTCAAGGTTTGACATactgtgcattcagagatgctcttaTGCATACTTCAATTGCAACAAGTGGGTCTTTGAGTtactgttgcctttgtatcagctcaaaccaatCTGGCCACTCTCCTCTGATATCTGGCATCATAGGATTTTCGCCCCCTGAATTGCAGAATTGCCTCTTTTTCAGATTGTTCACTATACACCCAAGAGATGTTGTGAaggaatatcccagtagatcaacAGTTTCTGAAATGCTCAAAGCAAGCCCATCTAGCAACAACAACAGTGTCATGTTCAAATTCACTTAAATCACCTTTCCTCCTCATTCTGAGGCTCTGTTTGACCTGCTTGACCATGTCTACATACCTATTTTTTTGAATggatgctactagacacctaaatttccttcgggattaataaatgttactctactctactctactctactctatatgcactgagttgccaccatgtgattggctgatgaaAAAAAAGTGGCCGGAAAGTGCATGTGCACTGTATGCATTGGTAACATCTCAACGTTAATGAATATGATATCAATATTCACAAAAATGTCAAATGACGTCCTTCATAGCAacttctgcatgtgtgtatttgagggggaaaaaaagaagtcaTATTTCATTACGATGTCTTGAGACGGCCACTTCCCGTGACACGAATCAAGAGACCGGCTGCAGTACACTCACCCACGACATCATCTGACAGGAAAGAGAGGCCATCTATTGTGCGGTAGTTGTTTGTTTTGTCCCTCTTCTCATACACAGGAAATGTTATTTCCATCTGCATTGTCCTAAGGAAATAGATGACCCGAGTTTTAGCAGTGAGCTAGCGATGGAGTAGTGTTAGCAGTGCTTATGTGAACATTTCATTATTTTGGAAGAACGAAGATGACACTGCAAGCGGGTCAAAAAATATCATCACACACGTTTTCACTTTTGCTTTACTTCCTCTGCTTCAGTGTAACTAATACTGGGTGAACCATAAATACAAACCACATTTTATAAACACTTGTATCTCGGAATCCACAAATGATATAGGGCtacattattgttgttgtttttttattgcataTGCCATGTACCTTTTCTGTGTGTTGGCATTGAGCTGAATGTTGAAACACTGCAGTCCGTCATCACATGCTGCAATGAGGTGTTTATCGGCGGAGGATGGGGGCAGGGCCAGATGCAGAGGGGTGGAGTCAGTCTCCAGAACCAGGAGCTGACtgaaatcagacacacacacacacacacacacacacacacaaaattgtatTAATATGCATTATTACTGAATTACGCAACAAGTTTGTAATGGAGACCGAATGCCTATTGAAACACTCACCTGACTTTGAAATTGTAGTCCGTGTCTATGGTGCCAATGTCCCACATAGAGATCTTGTTGTCATAACTCCCAGCTGGTAGAGTATGACAGAGAAGAGAACATGTTCATATAAATGGACGTAAAAGAACATTATTCTCTTACTATGATATTTAATGGCATCAGAGTCACCGGTACTGTACATACACTCTCTGCCACCAAGAGAATGCAGTAAAATCACAGCTCCAGAATATTCTGAAAGTAATTTACAGGGACTACCAGAGTGAGATGCCCTGTGTGAAATGCATTGACTTTTGGATGATTGGATGATTCACATCAATCAATGTTTTGGGAAAGTCAattgatttataaaaaaaaacctaagtttccaaacaaattcATATTATGTTTCAGAACAGGGGACTATGTTCCGGCACACTGACCGAAAAGGTAACTCTTGTGGCAGGGGCTGAAGCGGAGGATGGAGACGGATCGCCGGCTGGTCCTGAACTCCCCGAATGCCAGGTTGGCCTTGGGGTGGATGAGCTTGACCATGCCTCTCTTCCCTGCAGCGGCCAGGATGCTACAGGGCCTGGAGGAGGCACCCTTCACTGTCATCTGGAGCCAGGACCAGGCCAGGGAGTAGAACTCCTGAAAACAATAGTAAAATATTAACAATTAGTTGTTGAAAATAGTCGAATAGTTGAAATATTAGTTGTATACAGGTTTTATTTGTGTAGTGCGTTTGGTACATGCATTTTAGCCAGAGGTGATTACTAAGACAGAAAAACATGTAGCAAGAAAAATGTGGTGCCGTTATACACCTTTCATTAAAGACCAGAGCCAGAGCTAAAAATTATGTGGTGGCAAAAATATCTAAGAGAAAATGCAATAACCATGCTACTGCAACTGCCTCAAAACCTGCTAGACAAATTAATTTCCTTAGAAAAAGTACAAACACATACTGTTATATAGTGACTAAAATCATAATATGAAAATGTAAGAAGGTGGACAAACCTCTCCAGGGACTTTGTATTTCTTCAGCACCGTGCCCATCTCACAGTCGATCAGACATATAGATTCACCTCCACACGTGGCCACTGTGCTCTCCCCCTCTAAAAACATCAGGAGTGACCACATTAGGCAGGAATCACATTTTAGACAACTAATGTAACGGCAGATACTgacaaaaaacagaaaacaacttGTTTTCCAAGAGATGAGCCTTGAGATAGTGGTGAATCATCTAAAAAAAGACAGAACCCGTACATTTTATTAAAAGGACATCTATAGGCTATTTATTAGTTTCCTTGCTTCTTGTAGTTAACTTATCCAGGATTATCCCTTAACCACATTCTTGGAGTACCCCCAAACTCAGGGGTTTTGGGTCTATTTGAGATTCATAAATTAACTACACATGATTTGTTAATACTGACCTGTGCTGTCTGCAGCGGGCTCAAACGCACAGGCCCAGAGCTGTGTCTTGAAGTCAAAAGGGTCATCCTGCTTGCTGTGGCACTGCAGGACATGAATGGGCTGCAGACACACAGGGTCCTGAAACAGCAGGGGATAGAGAAGCCAATTAGAAACCATCAACGCGTgttacaatgtaatgcaatgcaaatgaGGAACACTGGGGGTTATAGCAGACGTGTGTGACAAACACAGGTGACTATTGAGCATGAGCACATTCGCAATTcacccagtcggctcctctggcccgcccattaaactgcattgttttcccctccgaatgctccacccgtggtcgtgtggtgccaatcactgccagtcatttggcatattgattagccaacgtgggggaaaacaagcaatttcatgggtGGGCCCAGATTTGGCGACTGGATCTATTCAGTGGCCTTTCTTTTACAGTAATTCTGATACAGGAGGTGAAATGCAAATCATTCAAACCTCCGAGATCCTCTGGATGGGTTTCTGTGGGGTGCCCGTCCTGGGCTGGGTTCTCGTCTGCTTCTTTTGTGGTGTGCTTGGTTTCACCTCCTCCTTCAGGGTGGCTGACTGGCGCTTGGTGGGAGTGGCCGATTCCTTTTCAGTGTCGTTTTTATTTTTAGGCTGTCTGCTAACCTTCCTtggggtggtctgttccttttcAGTGTCGTTTTGATTTTTAGGCAGTCTGCCAATCTTTCTtggggtggtctgttccttttcAGTGTCGTTTTTATTTTTAGGTGGTCTGCCAACCTTCCTTGGGGTGATCTGAATGTCGGATGATTTTCGGGGACTGTCTTTAGTGGGAGTTTCAACGACGGCGGCTGCAGCTCGAGCCCTCTTTGGCGTGCAGCGGACTTGGCGGACATCGGACTCGTCTTTATCGTCCTCTGCTTCCTCTGTCAATTTTCTCTTCACTGGAGTGAGAGCAACCTGCGACAAATAAATCATGAAATACAAAATAGGCATTACTGTATAATGTATGTAATGCAGTGGCTTTCAACTAAGTGGGAAACATGCTTGGGAAACGTGACTTTATGGTCATCATGACCCTATGTTTACCCCGTTGTCCTTGGCAGCAGAGGGCCCGTTCTGAGCTCTGCTGGTTTCTTTTGTTGGGATGAGAGACTGGAAGTGTTCTCTAGCAATCATCTCCACCTACAGCACATGAAATCCACAGAGATGTAATTAAAACCTGACAACAAAATTCAATACTGCTGATATTTTACAGCAAATGGATAGTACACATTTCACCCAATCTGAATACCTACCCTCCACTTTGTGTAGAGACTCAGTGAGCTAGGGCCATATTTGACTCGGAGACAAGCGTCATTGATAAAGCTCTTCTCCACCTTGGACAGGCTCTCAGGTGTTGGTGGACTTGGAAGTTTAAAATTCCCCTCCCATATTTCAACAACCTGCAAAAATATTCAAATCATCAGCATCACATCATAAGATTTAAACAATTTTCGAAAGGAagaataacacaacaatcatgtTATGGTAGAAATGACCAAAGACACAGCAGAAACAGACAGCCCTTACCCTTTTCCTCAGAATCCCACTGGCGACGTGGCGAATATGGTTGGCCTGCGAGCTAATATCCTTCCCATTGAACATTCTCAACTTGGGCAGGAGGAATATCGCCTTGTGCTGATCATTTAGCTACAACACAAACATTTCGAGATAAAGAAAATCTGTCTCTTCATAGAAGAAAAGCTACATATCATAAAAATATAGATTAGCTACAGGACAGTGGCCGCCGAGGTGTCAGGGAAATCAAGGAAAATAAGACAAAACAGAGGTGTGGAAGAGTCTGACAAAGCCAGTCAGTCCAATTCTCTTGATATCAGGAAACCTTGAAGGCCGCTATCCCACTTTCAGCATTCATGGCATGATTCCTACCGTGAGATACAGGTTGTCCTCAAGATTCAGCTCTTCCAGCACGTCCAGGGACTGAAGAGACATGATGTCCTCCATGTCATTGTCCGAGAGGTCCAGCACTCTCAGGGATGGTAGGGAGAGTCCTTCGGGCATGTGCTGCAACAGATTCCCGGAAAGGTCCAGGTCCTCCAGACCCGTGAGCTGGGACAGGAGAGACACTGGCATGTCTTTAATCTTTAATCCCAGTCGAGATAGGCTGAAAGACACAGGAGCAGATTAATGGCTGGGACTCATTAAGCATGCTACAAAATGATGTTTATGAATTCAAGTGAGGTTCACACTTcacattaaaataataacaatctgTCAAATGGATAGCTGCTAGCAGTAAACAGATACAAGTAAACCATTACTTACTTTAATGTCTTTATTTGCTGTAGTTTCGTTGCTCTGGGAGTCCCTTTCTCTAAGAGGACCTCTTCTGTTATTTTGGCCATGGCTGGTAGTTGAATGAGCTAAATGAATTGAGGTAGACAGTTGTTATATTGAGAATTGCTGAGGGAGTGGCTCTTGATTGTTCACTTGTAACAGCAGGAACACGCCACTTACTTTGCCTGTATAAATTCACACAGTCTTTCTAGTGTCCTGCTGGGACAGTTTCACTATCACTGTTCTCTCCTTGAAGGTTAGCAATCTTTTATCTACAAAACGATACCCATTCCCGTGCACAGAAAACCACTGCTTTGAAGGGGGAAGTAAAACAGGGCTGCTTGAGTGGAATATATAAGATGCATTCGCGATATTGGCGCATGCAATAACTAAAGGAGTTTAGCAAGTTCACACAGAACGCACAGCAGGCTACAGCACTGTCAAACTACCTCTGTACGCCAGCAGTAAACGACTGTTTATCAACAAACTATTATCTAGTTTTAAGGAATTCACAACATTGTCAAGTGTAACGCACAGCATAACAAACAAGATGAGTTCATGAGCATGGTACAAACAGATGCATACGTAATGttaatgtgttaaaaaaaacatcaaacaaGAAGTTTTAAGTCTTCAAAGGGGAGATAATACAATGCGTACTTACAATGTTGTTACCAACCACACATGTACAACTTTCCCGGGAAAATGCTAACCTTTGACCTGAGGTCTGACGAACTAACTTTCCCATGGCACTCCTTTTCCGCCATCTTGAATGTggcaacacagtaggcctatgtgaactgaTGTAAAAAGCATTCTGCTACACTCATTTCTTGTGTGAACTGATGTAAAGCATTCTGCTACACTCAATTTTGTTGCTATATGTTTACTACAATGTGCAAAAAATGTgtaaggcacacaggtggctggaagctcaagcggtcttcagtctgttcatttgggtttgttgggtgctcttcccagacagcaaaatgggtctggcccagatctgtgacagatgttggcaggcacttgggccaggtccgcaatcctggtctggcccggtttcttattttacaatggcgctgagctggaacaggtccggattatggatccggaatggatctggcccaggtccgatccacatgtttggaatttgtggccgacctgggccagatctggcccaggtccgtaatacgcatctgaccatgatctggccctgatccgtaatacacagttggggctcatctggcccaTATCCGGACCTTATCTGGGCCTGATCCGGATTAAAGGGGTATTTAAAggcatatgccattattttggggcttaatacagttaaaatcgttggctggggtttataaaggtggtaaagtgtcttatgacaagttaaaagagggagtatgtcgctaagctagtgaaagtcaatgcatccatgtagcattgctacatgctacacggatccattgactttcactagcttagcgacatgcttcctcttctaacttgtcttaaaagaagacaacggcttacatgaaaaataagacactttaccacctatataaaccctggccaacgattttaattgtattaagccccaaaatagtggcataccccattAAAGGTGGACgtggaatatttttagttgttcatttccagaattcattatgcccattcacaaatgttaactttttaacagatatttaccaccaccaaagtattcaacatgactgggaaatttgcacttttcatacatgaaaagggggatcttctccatggtccgccattttgaatttccagaaatagacattttagctgcaaaactcactacactttggtattcatgcaaaaatctaaattagcagtagacagcacagtttcaatgagcaccatagatgcaataactactctggccacaattttacacagtgcaccttcaagcaagagcaaacaatgtttttaaaaaattagctgcttacaaattatgcattttagtattctttattgttttgtttcttgttgggtgtgtgccaaagcggtcggctgccagatccatctccacatttttgatagcgttcatctctcccttgttgcctcttcacactgtaagatattaaaaagcacacaaagcagaagggaaacgttagacttaatgcagatgtatgtgcaggcacaaattacatacgattgtgaatgaactgacacatacaggtgctggccaaaaaattagaatatcatgaaaatgtttatttatttccataattccatcaataatgttacactttcatagattatagattcacGACCCACAATTTAAAACTATGccaataatttgtttattcttgcatatttttggcttcaagaaaccatgaattaagtaactcacaaaattagaagattgtgatgaaatcaccattctcttcagaaaaaaagaaacgggtcatattgtcatatcaaatcagttaaaattctcgactttctaaataacatgtcaatgtttaatatttggttagaaatgtaatcgccttaatcacggcaatgatgtatttaacatttcagtcaatggcacacatgcttgacagcatcaaatgcaaatttgtttgtcatggtctcatcagagtcaaacaaactaaggatatgggttactggaaccatgtcctctgatctaatgacatcaagataaacaaattggctttagatggtgtcaaacatgtgtggtggtaaaaagcgatgtgtacaaaggaaagtgcctcatgctgaaagtcaagtatggtagtgggagtggcatggcttggggctgtgtgggtgccatcaacagtaggaagctgaatttcaccaaaagaaatatgcttgtcaacatgtactgtaactactgaaacagatcatgatactccctataggatttcattcgaatctcacacacatcaattatagccaggttcagactcaaaatgtaaaagttaaatgcaagGCAAAGATGAAACGCAcaacaatgacctcccttttaatccctttaaatttcgagacaattcaggccaacacggccccttctcagacacgaTGATAGGCGTGTACTcaattttgcaccagcataatttcacaaaaatgggcaaatatgtcatttaagttatacaattggccttaattttcttatgtaagctcaaaagatgttgtatttcacttactctatgagcgttttgggaataacttgtgtgttcaaaatgttacttttcaacaagggtatactcattattgctgtgcactgtatatttgaataatttcttaaaaatgtgggaacatggagcagcaggaataagctgtgggaccaatgggctgtggg
This window of the Engraulis encrasicolus isolate BLACKSEA-1 chromosome 7, IST_EnEncr_1.0, whole genome shotgun sequence genome carries:
- the lrwd1 gene encoding leucine-rich repeat and WD repeat-containing protein 1; protein product: MAKITEEVLLEKGTPRATKLQQIKTLNLSRLGLKIKDMPVSLLSQLTGLEDLDLSGNLLQHMPEGLSLPSLRVLDLSDNDMEDIMSLQSLDVLEELNLEDNLYLTLNDQHKAIFLLPKLRMFNGKDISSQANHIRHVASGILRKRVVEIWEGNFKLPSPPTPESLSKVEKSFINDACLRVKYGPSSLSLYTKWRVEMIAREHFQSLIPTKETSRAQNGPSAAKDNGVALTPVKRKLTEEAEDDKDESDVRQVRCTPKRARAAAAVVETPTKDSPRKSSDIQITPRKVGRPPKNKNDTEKEQTTPRKIGRLPKNQNDTEKEQTTPRKVSRQPKNKNDTEKESATPTKRQSATLKEEVKPSTPQKKQTRTQPRTGTPQKPIQRISEDPVCLQPIHVLQCHSKQDDPFDFKTQLWACAFEPAADSTEGESTVATCGGESICLIDCEMGTVLKKYKVPGEEFYSLAWSWLQMTVKGASSRPCSILAAAGKRGMVKLIHPKANLAFGEFRTSRRSVSILRFSPCHKSYLFAGSYDNKISMWDIGTIDTDYNFKVSQLLVLETDSTPLHLALPPSSADKHLIAACDDGLQCFNIQLNANTQKRTMQMEITFPVYEKRDKTNNYRTIDGLSFLSDDVVASKSHMQGSIYLWSWSQTLASSSKKDKVTAKILAELQWSDTDVPYLSLNTCSSHGYAVCGDDKGRLWTYHMTERMKANFKSGKPISTTEVLEWPAPVLDGQGTVEGPSINSVVMSQDLRYLVALSDKNMVVIWKKTS